In one window of Qipengyuania gaetbuli DNA:
- a CDS encoding zinc-dependent metalloprotease translates to MKKAFLFLGAALLATGTAQAKDKDKDEAKEKGGEEAAKTLAQFVEGFRKTDGLFPLYRDPKTGEVYLELDADQLGSEFIYFTYTENGPVEANHFRGNFRDNRIVTFNKKYDRVEVEAVNTSFYFDPDSALARASEANIARAPIGNVKIAATSEDGRKFLISADALLEKEALSQIRPWQSPDDKPGSAFALGELSEDKTQISTFANFPDNTDIRVEYVFDNPKPFHFGGADITDARSVAILVQHSFLKMPAPGFEPRADDFRVGYFTNQKTDLTSIEHAPYRDVINRWRLEKKDPSAAVSDPVKPITFWIENTTPMELRGTIRDATLAWNEAFEAAGISNAIEVQIQPDDASWDAGDVRYNVMRWTSSPTPPFGGYGPSFTNPRTGEIIGADIMLEFIYLKSRIWQSEIFETAGLPSYGKSVPGMGRHAANCTLAADLQAKMMAARSVFAARGPSDDELDELLRQELAYLVLHEVGHTLGLTHNMRSSYSIPLSSLGSSSALPTNSVMDYTEINIAPSGQPQGQFAIARPGPYDVWAIQYGYTPEESLLTAIVARSTEPALVYGNDADDMRSPGTHIDPRVMIDDLSDDPIGWATQRAALVDQTLAVLADRVVDSGDTYQALVNSYYGLTGQKARAANIASRWIAGVYNNRSVVGQPGAQQPLVPVSVAEQRRALGVVSKLAFAPDAFSAGENLLNRLQVERRGFDMYGTNVDPQPHARALRVQQSLLDHLLHPNVLTRLTDTRRYGGAYPVSTYMAELTGVMFDADRSGPVNTYRQNLQVEYLTRLIGIASGAGGGMEPTPMGPRPLPTYDYVSRSAALAGIARIKAIAAGPAADAETRAHRAHLASLIAAFERR, encoded by the coding sequence ATGAAGAAGGCATTTCTGTTCCTGGGCGCTGCCCTGCTGGCAACCGGCACGGCGCAGGCCAAGGACAAGGACAAGGACGAAGCCAAGGAAAAAGGCGGCGAAGAAGCGGCCAAGACGCTCGCCCAGTTCGTCGAAGGTTTCCGCAAGACCGACGGCCTCTTCCCGCTTTATCGCGATCCCAAGACCGGCGAGGTCTATCTCGAACTCGACGCCGACCAGCTGGGCAGCGAGTTCATCTATTTCACCTACACCGAAAACGGCCCGGTCGAGGCCAACCATTTCCGCGGCAATTTCCGCGACAACCGCATCGTCACCTTCAACAAGAAGTACGACCGCGTCGAAGTGGAGGCGGTCAACACCAGCTTCTATTTCGATCCCGACAGCGCGCTCGCCCGCGCTTCGGAAGCGAACATTGCCCGCGCGCCCATCGGCAACGTCAAGATTGCCGCCACCAGCGAAGATGGCCGCAAGTTCCTGATTTCCGCAGACGCGTTGCTGGAAAAGGAAGCGCTGTCGCAGATCAGGCCTTGGCAGTCGCCCGACGACAAGCCCGGCTCCGCCTTCGCGCTGGGCGAATTGTCCGAAGACAAGACGCAGATTTCCACCTTCGCCAATTTCCCCGACAACACCGACATCCGCGTCGAATACGTCTTCGACAATCCCAAGCCGTTCCATTTCGGCGGTGCCGACATCACCGATGCGCGGTCGGTCGCGATCCTGGTGCAGCATTCTTTCCTGAAGATGCCTGCTCCTGGTTTCGAACCGCGCGCCGACGATTTCCGCGTGGGCTATTTCACCAACCAGAAGACCGACCTGACATCGATCGAGCATGCGCCCTACCGCGACGTGATCAACCGCTGGCGGCTGGAAAAGAAGGACCCGTCGGCGGCGGTATCCGACCCGGTCAAGCCGATCACCTTCTGGATCGAGAACACCACGCCGATGGAACTGCGCGGCACAATCCGCGACGCGACGCTGGCCTGGAACGAAGCATTCGAGGCGGCCGGTATCTCCAACGCGATCGAGGTGCAGATCCAGCCTGACGATGCGAGCTGGGATGCAGGCGACGTCCGCTACAACGTGATGCGCTGGACTTCATCGCCGACGCCCCCCTTCGGCGGATACGGCCCCAGCTTCACCAATCCGCGCACGGGCGAAATCATCGGCGCGGATATCATGCTGGAATTCATCTATCTGAAGAGCCGGATATGGCAGTCGGAGATCTTCGAAACGGCGGGCCTGCCTTCCTACGGAAAGTCCGTTCCGGGCATGGGACGTCATGCCGCCAATTGCACGCTTGCCGCCGATTTGCAGGCCAAGATGATGGCCGCACGTTCCGTCTTCGCGGCGCGCGGGCCGAGCGATGACGAACTGGACGAGCTGCTGAGGCAGGAACTGGCCTATCTCGTGCTGCACGAGGTGGGCCACACGCTGGGCCTGACGCACAACATGCGCTCCTCGTATTCGATACCGCTGTCCTCGCTTGGATCGAGTTCGGCCCTGCCGACCAATTCGGTGATGGATTACACCGAGATCAACATCGCGCCATCGGGCCAGCCACAGGGCCAGTTCGCGATTGCGCGGCCCGGCCCCTATGATGTCTGGGCCATCCAGTATGGCTATACGCCCGAAGAAAGCCTGCTGACTGCCATCGTAGCGCGCTCGACCGAACCGGCGCTGGTCTATGGCAATGATGCCGACGACATGCGCTCGCCCGGCACGCATATCGATCCGCGCGTGATGATCGACGATCTGTCGGACGATCCGATCGGCTGGGCAACGCAGCGCGCCGCGCTGGTCGACCAGACGCTCGCCGTGCTCGCCGACCGCGTGGTCGACAGCGGCGATACCTACCAGGCGCTGGTGAACAGCTATTACGGCCTGACCGGGCAGAAGGCGCGCGCGGCGAATATCGCCTCGCGCTGGATTGCGGGCGTCTACAATAACCGTTCGGTCGTCGGACAGCCGGGCGCGCAGCAGCCGCTGGTCCCTGTCTCGGTGGCCGAACAGCGCCGCGCGCTCGGCGTGGTCAGCAAGCTGGCCTTTGCGCCCGATGCCTTTTCGGCTGGCGAGAACCTGCTGAACCGCCTGCAGGTCGAACGTCGCGGCTTCGACATGTACGGGACCAATGTCGATCCCCAGCCGCATGCCCGGGCGTTGCGCGTCCAGCAGTCGCTGCTCGACCATCTGCTGCACCCCAATGTGCTCACGCGCCTTACCGACACGCGCCGCTATGGCGGGGCCTATCCGGTCAGCACTTACATGGCGGAACTGACCGGCGTGATGTTCGATGCGGACCGCTCAGGCCCGGTGAACACCTATCGCCAGAACCTGCAGGTGGAATATCTCACCCGCCTGATCGGTATCGCGTCGGGCGCAGGCGGCGGGATGGAGCCGACCCCCATGGGACCGCGGCCGCTGCCGACTTACGACTATGTCTCGCGCTCGGCCGCGCTGGCAGGGATCGCGCGGATCAAGGCGATAGCAGCAGGGCCTGCGGCGGATGCGGAAACGCGCGCCCACCGGGCCCACCTTGCCTCGCTGATCGCGGCGTTCGAGCGGCGGTAA
- a CDS encoding crotonase/enoyl-CoA hydratase family protein: protein MSAYTQIKLDIADGVAIVTLHRPEKMNAFTRVMMDEFIDALDVTDADDSVRAVIVTGHGDRAFCAGADLTPEGGGHVFSDPNPVESLSDERVRDGGGRLTLRLFNSQKPLIGACNGVAVGVGATMQLPFDIRLASDNARFGFVFARRGITPEACSSWFLPRLVGMQTALEWCMTGRVFDAQEALDRGLVRSLHPQAELMDAAMGIAREIADNTSAVSVAMTRAMLWRLSPLEHPMMAHRVDSRAIYRLSRSADAKEGIASFLEKRAPAYPDTVSGNMPDFYPWWDEPGYE from the coding sequence ATGAGCGCCTACACGCAGATCAAGCTCGACATCGCCGATGGCGTGGCCATCGTCACGCTGCACCGGCCGGAGAAGATGAACGCCTTCACCCGCGTGATGATGGACGAGTTCATCGATGCGCTCGACGTGACCGATGCAGATGACAGCGTGCGCGCGGTGATCGTGACGGGGCATGGCGACCGCGCGTTCTGCGCCGGGGCCGATCTCACGCCGGAGGGCGGGGGGCATGTCTTCTCCGATCCCAACCCGGTGGAAAGCCTGTCCGACGAACGCGTGCGCGATGGCGGTGGTCGGCTGACGCTGCGCCTGTTCAACTCGCAGAAGCCGCTGATCGGCGCTTGCAACGGCGTAGCCGTAGGGGTGGGCGCGACCATGCAGCTGCCTTTCGACATCCGGCTGGCGAGCGACAATGCGCGGTTCGGCTTCGTCTTCGCGCGGCGCGGTATCACGCCGGAAGCGTGTTCAAGCTGGTTCCTGCCTCGCCTCGTCGGGATGCAGACCGCGCTCGAATGGTGCATGACGGGCCGCGTCTTCGATGCGCAGGAAGCGCTGGATCGCGGACTGGTCCGCTCGCTCCACCCGCAGGCAGAGCTGATGGATGCCGCGATGGGTATCGCCCGCGAGATCGCTGACAACACCTCGGCGGTGTCTGTTGCCATGACCCGCGCGATGCTGTGGCGCCTCTCGCCGCTCGAGCATCCGATGATGGCGCACCGCGTGGACAGCCGCGCAATCTACCGCCTCAGCCGCAGCGCGGATGCGAAGGAAGGCATCGCCAGCTTCCTCGAGAAGCGTGCGCCCGCCTATCCCGACACGGTCAGCGGCAACATGCCCGACTTTTACCCCTGGTGGGACGAACCCGGGTACGAATAG
- a CDS encoding MarR family winged helix-turn-helix transcriptional regulator yields MSKRQPAKRLADFLPYQLSVASNAVSTRIAEQYRKRFALKTTEWRIMAVLGDSGPLTQRELSQLTLMDKVPVNRACKTLESRGLAERAPNAKDGRSHLLALTAEGRAVHAGIMPLALTIEREMFSVLDESEQGALRDMLARVRDNAGDFDAESLAD; encoded by the coding sequence ATGTCGAAACGCCAACCTGCCAAGCGCCTAGCGGACTTCCTGCCGTACCAGCTGTCGGTCGCCTCCAACGCGGTCTCGACGCGCATTGCGGAGCAGTATCGCAAGCGGTTCGCGCTCAAGACCACCGAATGGCGCATCATGGCGGTGCTCGGCGACAGCGGCCCGTTGACCCAGCGAGAGCTTTCGCAGCTCACGCTGATGGACAAGGTACCGGTCAACCGCGCCTGCAAGACGCTGGAAAGCCGCGGGCTGGCCGAACGCGCGCCTAATGCGAAGGACGGGCGCTCTCACCTGCTGGCACTGACCGCGGAGGGCAGGGCAGTCCATGCCGGCATCATGCCCCTGGCCCTGACGATCGAGCGCGAGATGTTCTCGGTGCTCGACGAGAGCGAGCAGGGGGCCCTGCGCGACATGCTCGCCCGCGTGCGCGACAATGCAGGGGACTTCGATGCAGAAAGCCTGGCCGACTAG
- a CDS encoding type II secretion system F family protein, protein MEPASGPTLLGFDVILVGSILAGIAALAVFVAIYSAVTIKDPMAKRVKALEGRREELKLGLITTSAKKRQSLVRKNDTADKVKDTLGNLKVLQQSQVEDMQQKLAWAGHRNKEVAVLLIGLRMVLPILFGGIAAILLYGIEIYPDWQFKRVAALALATFLGYKGPEIVLKNKATKRTDAIRKGLPDALDLLVICAEAGLTVDAAFNRVAKELGRAYPELGDEFALTAIELSFLNERKQAFDHLAYRVNLEAVQGVVTTMIQTERYGTPLASALRVLSAEFRNERMMRAEEKAARLPAIMTVPLIMFILPVLFIVILGPAACSISDAFSGGIG, encoded by the coding sequence ATGGAACCCGCAAGCGGCCCCACCCTCCTCGGCTTCGACGTCATCCTCGTCGGCTCGATCCTTGCCGGGATCGCGGCACTGGCGGTGTTCGTGGCGATCTACTCTGCCGTCACCATCAAGGACCCGATGGCCAAGCGCGTGAAAGCGCTCGAAGGCCGCCGTGAAGAGCTCAAGCTCGGCCTGATCACGACCAGCGCCAAGAAGCGCCAGAGCCTCGTGCGCAAGAACGACACGGCGGACAAGGTCAAGGACACGCTCGGCAACCTCAAGGTGCTGCAGCAGAGCCAGGTAGAGGACATGCAGCAGAAGCTGGCCTGGGCCGGCCATCGCAACAAGGAAGTCGCGGTCCTGCTCATCGGCTTGCGCATGGTGCTGCCGATCCTGTTTGGCGGTATCGCTGCGATCCTGCTCTATGGCATCGAGATCTATCCCGACTGGCAGTTTAAGCGCGTGGCTGCGCTCGCGCTGGCGACCTTCCTTGGCTACAAGGGCCCGGAAATCGTCCTCAAGAACAAGGCCACCAAGCGCACCGATGCGATCCGCAAGGGCCTGCCCGACGCGCTCGACCTGCTGGTCATCTGCGCCGAAGCCGGTCTGACCGTCGACGCCGCCTTCAACCGCGTCGCCAAGGAACTGGGCCGCGCCTATCCGGAACTGGGTGACGAATTCGCCCTGACCGCGATCGAGCTGTCCTTCCTCAACGAACGCAAACAGGCTTTCGACCACCTCGCCTATCGCGTGAACCTGGAAGCGGTGCAGGGCGTGGTCACCACCATGATCCAGACCGAACGTTACGGTACGCCGCTCGCCAGTGCGCTGCGCGTGCTGTCGGCGGAATTCCGCAACGAGCGCATGATGCGCGCCGAAGAGAAGGCCGCGCGTCTTCCGGCGATCATGACCGTTCCGCTGATCATGTTCATCCTGCCGGTGCTGTTCATCGTCATTCTCGGCCCGGCGGCCTGTTCGATCTCCGACGCCTTCAGTGGCGGTATCGGATAA
- a CDS encoding type II secretion system F family protein has product MNLIQLLLVTGGLFTLLVLGYVAFAGPDAGKNSQRRLQQLRFRHSESTDAKVESQLKKAIAARKPKQFRQAGSGSRVEALAIRLDRTGKGWTLSQYAYASLGIALVLTLLIFLKSGAFLLSIGVGLFAGAGIPHFIVGRAIKKRTNQFNVKFPDAIELLVRGLRSGLPVTETLAVVAQEVPGPVGAEFKGIVERIKIGRTMEDSLQQTADRLGIPEFNFFCITLAIQRETGGNLAETLSNLSDVLRKRAQMKLKIKAMSSESKASAYIVGALPFIVFFMIWWINPTYIGAFFEDDRLIVAGLGGLVWMSIGGFIMAKMVSFEI; this is encoded by the coding sequence ATGAACTTGATCCAGCTCTTGCTGGTTACCGGCGGGCTCTTCACGCTGCTCGTGCTCGGTTACGTGGCTTTCGCAGGTCCCGACGCCGGCAAGAACAGCCAGCGCCGCCTGCAGCAGCTCCGCTTCCGGCATTCGGAAAGTACCGATGCCAAGGTGGAATCGCAGCTTAAGAAGGCGATCGCGGCCCGCAAGCCCAAGCAGTTCAGGCAGGCCGGATCCGGCTCGCGCGTGGAAGCTCTCGCTATCCGGCTCGACCGGACGGGCAAGGGCTGGACGCTGAGCCAGTACGCCTATGCCTCGCTCGGCATCGCGCTCGTGCTCACGCTCCTCATCTTCCTCAAGAGCGGCGCGTTCCTGCTCTCGATCGGCGTCGGCCTGTTCGCCGGTGCGGGCATCCCGCACTTCATCGTCGGCCGCGCGATCAAGAAGCGTACCAACCAGTTCAACGTGAAGTTTCCCGACGCCATCGAACTGCTCGTTCGCGGCCTTCGTTCGGGCCTTCCCGTGACCGAGACGCTGGCCGTCGTCGCCCAGGAAGTCCCCGGGCCCGTCGGCGCGGAATTCAAGGGCATCGTCGAGCGCATCAAGATCGGCCGGACCATGGAGGATTCGCTCCAGCAGACCGCCGATCGCTTGGGCATTCCGGAATTCAACTTCTTCTGCATCACGCTCGCCATCCAGCGCGAAACGGGTGGTAACCTCGCTGAAACGCTGTCCAACCTGTCGGACGTGCTTCGCAAGCGTGCGCAGATGAAGCTCAAGATCAAGGCAATGAGCTCGGAATCGAAGGCCTCGGCCTACATCGTTGGCGCACTGCCCTTCATCGTTTTTTTCATGATCTGGTGGATCAACCCGACCTACATCGGTGCCTTCTTCGAGGATGACCGCCTGATCGTAGCCGGGCTCGGCGGGCTCGTGTGGATGAGCATCGGCGGATTCATCATGGCCAAGATGGTCAGTTTCGAAATCTAA
- a CDS encoding pilus assembly protein CpaE, giving the protein MSASWKSGMPGNRDPFAAFICDETALDVLRPVVIELGWQPEKCNKGGLRNAIQSLSVSASPNILMVDLSESGDPLNDINALAEVCEPGTVVIAIGQVNDVRLYRDLLASGIHDYLLKPLSASVLRDSLNAAQAVFMAPRGGEADQVKRHISTAVVGTRGGVGASTIATSLAWIYAEKHMPTALLDLDVHFGVGALTLDLEPGRGLTDAIDNPSRIDGLFIERAMIRANDNLAILSAEAPINSPLMTDGSAFLQLQEEFRHAFEMTLVDMPRNMLINFPHLLNDVNVVTLVTEMTLASARDTIRILSWLKTNAAHATPVIVANKVQPGMQEISKADFEASIERSIDVSIPYDAKAAVNAAKLGKTFVDANGSSKATGAIKQLSSRIIGLGDEESDEALDVGGNKKSLLGSFDIKSLLAKKDKAQFENAGE; this is encoded by the coding sequence ATGAGCGCTTCCTGGAAATCCGGAATGCCCGGAAATCGCGATCCGTTTGCAGCCTTCATCTGCGACGAAACCGCGCTGGATGTCCTGCGCCCGGTGGTGATCGAACTCGGCTGGCAGCCTGAAAAGTGCAACAAGGGCGGCCTGCGCAACGCGATCCAGTCGCTGTCGGTGTCGGCCAGCCCGAACATCCTGATGGTCGACCTGTCGGAAAGCGGTGACCCGCTGAACGATATCAACGCCCTCGCCGAGGTTTGCGAACCCGGCACGGTGGTGATCGCGATCGGTCAGGTCAACGACGTGCGCCTCTATCGCGACCTGCTCGCGAGCGGCATCCACGACTACCTGCTGAAGCCGCTCTCGGCCTCGGTCCTGCGCGACTCGCTCAATGCTGCACAGGCGGTCTTCATGGCCCCGCGCGGCGGCGAGGCCGACCAGGTCAAGCGTCACATCTCGACTGCGGTCGTGGGTACGCGTGGCGGCGTCGGTGCCTCGACCATCGCGACCTCACTCGCATGGATCTACGCGGAAAAGCACATGCCGACCGCGCTGCTCGACCTCGACGTGCACTTCGGTGTCGGCGCGCTCACGCTCGACCTCGAGCCGGGCCGCGGCCTGACCGACGCGATCGACAATCCGAGCCGCATCGACGGCCTGTTCATCGAACGCGCCATGATCCGCGCCAACGACAACCTGGCGATCCTGTCGGCAGAAGCGCCGATCAACTCGCCGCTGATGACCGATGGCTCGGCCTTCCTGCAGCTGCAGGAAGAGTTCCGTCACGCCTTCGAGATGACGCTCGTCGACATGCCGCGCAACATGCTGATCAACTTCCCGCACCTGCTGAACGACGTGAACGTCGTGACGCTGGTTACGGAAATGACGCTCGCCTCGGCGCGCGACACGATCCGCATCCTGTCCTGGCTCAAGACCAATGCCGCGCATGCCACCCCGGTGATCGTGGCCAACAAGGTCCAGCCCGGCATGCAGGAAATCAGCAAGGCCGACTTCGAGGCTTCCATCGAACGCTCGATCGACGTCTCGATCCCGTACGATGCGAAGGCCGCTGTGAACGCCGCCAAGCTTGGCAAGACCTTCGTTGACGCGAACGGTTCGAGCAAGGCGACCGGCGCGATCAAGCAGCTGTCCTCGCGCATCATCGGCCTCGGCGACGAGGAAAGCGACGAGGCGCTGGACGTCGGCGGCAACAAGAAGTCGCTGCTGGGCAGCTTCGACATCAAGTCGCTGCTGGCCAAGAAGGACAAGGCCCAGTTCGAGAACGCGGGCGAATAA
- a CDS encoding CpaD family pilus assembly protein codes for MTNAINRKLTASIAASLALALGACGSSNMENRTLYSVKQPVVERSNFVLDVNTNADGLPVSEQQRLAEWFESMDLRYGDRVAIEDATGSAAVREDVAVLAGRYGLLLAEGVPVTAGYAQPGQARVVITRSTASVPGCPDWSHTAEGNDGNATNPNYGCAVNSNLAAMVANPEDLIRGQQGSGETVVTTSTKAIKAYREMEPTGKGGLPEVSTTEGD; via the coding sequence GTGACTAACGCAATCAACCGCAAGCTTACCGCTTCGATCGCAGCCTCGCTCGCCCTCGCACTGGGCGCCTGCGGCAGCTCGAACATGGAAAACCGGACGCTTTACAGCGTGAAGCAGCCGGTGGTGGAACGCTCCAACTTCGTGCTCGACGTGAACACGAATGCCGACGGCCTGCCCGTGTCCGAACAGCAGCGCCTCGCCGAATGGTTCGAAAGCATGGACCTGCGTTACGGTGACCGCGTCGCCATCGAGGATGCGACCGGTTCGGCCGCCGTCCGCGAAGACGTCGCCGTGCTCGCCGGCCGCTATGGCCTGCTGCTTGCCGAAGGTGTGCCGGTCACTGCCGGATACGCCCAGCCCGGCCAGGCACGCGTGGTCATCACCCGTTCGACCGCATCGGTCCCGGGGTGCCCCGACTGGTCGCACACGGCCGAAGGCAATGACGGCAACGCGACCAATCCGAACTACGGATGCGCCGTCAACAGCAACCTCGCTGCGATGGTCGCCAATCCCGAAGATCTGATCCGCGGCCAGCAGGGCAGCGGTGAAACCGTCGTCACCACCTCGACCAAGGCCATCAAGGCCTATCGCGAGATGGAGCCGACCGGAAAGGGCGGCCTGCCCGAAGTCAGCACCACTGAAGGGGATTAA
- a CDS encoding type II and III secretion system protein family protein has translation MKRRLSTKLLLAGLAMAPLAAAPTTTATAQSVVRPSQDIVLSIGRGELVNVPGAMTDVFISNENVADVQVKSQRQLYLFGKSGGETTVYASNAAGDIIWSANVRVGSNIGSIDQMLALAMPEAQINVATMGTNVVLLTGTVAAPEDAAEAQALVEAFVGEGTNVISRLRMATPLQVNLQVRIAEVSRSLVRTLGVNLQSIDSTSGFKIGVGQGRPATLFAPGQSLGMNARTNDVGTNPITGEDVIVPATSIMGADLGSTLGFAGKFLGLDIGGALDLAETQGLVTTLSQPNLTALSGETAEFLAGGEFPIPLNQGLGNTTIEYKNYGVSLAYTPTVLSNGRISIRVRPEVSELSAQGAIEFEGFRIPALITRRAETTVELGSGQSFMIAGLLSNNQSNQIEKAPGLGDIPILGNLFRSTDYRRGETELVIVITPYLVKPVNANDIRLPTDGYQKPTEFQRLLGFRNGDSNSEGPARPVPTVRDAGSADPQISYETSGDNKRVANKGEARREEKTAAAKPGFSFE, from the coding sequence ATGAAACGTCGTCTTTCCACCAAACTGCTGCTTGCCGGCCTGGCGATGGCGCCGCTGGCAGCCGCACCGACGACTACGGCCACGGCCCAGTCGGTTGTCCGCCCGAGCCAGGACATCGTCCTCTCGATCGGTCGCGGCGAACTGGTCAACGTGCCCGGCGCAATGACCGATGTGTTCATCTCGAACGAGAACGTCGCGGATGTGCAGGTCAAGTCGCAGCGCCAGCTCTACCTGTTCGGCAAGTCCGGCGGCGAGACCACGGTCTATGCCAGCAACGCGGCAGGCGACATCATCTGGTCGGCCAATGTCCGCGTGGGTTCGAACATCGGCAGCATCGACCAGATGCTCGCCCTGGCGATGCCCGAAGCGCAGATCAACGTCGCCACGATGGGTACCAACGTGGTTCTCCTGACCGGGACGGTGGCAGCTCCGGAAGACGCGGCAGAGGCACAGGCCCTCGTCGAAGCCTTCGTGGGTGAAGGCACCAATGTCATCAGCCGCCTGCGCATGGCGACCCCGCTGCAGGTCAACCTGCAGGTCCGCATCGCGGAAGTCAGCCGTTCGCTGGTTCGCACGCTTGGCGTGAACCTCCAGTCGATCGACAGCACCAGCGGCTTCAAGATCGGCGTCGGCCAGGGTCGTCCGGCCACGCTGTTCGCGCCCGGCCAGTCGCTCGGCATGAACGCGCGCACCAACGATGTCGGCACCAACCCGATCACGGGTGAAGACGTCATCGTTCCGGCGACCTCGATCATGGGCGCGGACCTTGGCAGCACGCTCGGCTTTGCCGGCAAGTTCCTCGGCCTCGACATCGGCGGCGCGCTCGACCTTGCGGAAACGCAGGGTCTGGTGACCACGCTGTCGCAGCCCAACCTGACCGCCCTTTCGGGCGAGACGGCGGAATTCCTCGCCGGTGGCGAATTCCCGATCCCGCTCAACCAGGGCCTCGGCAACACCACCATCGAATACAAGAACTACGGCGTCAGCCTGGCTTACACCCCGACAGTGCTTTCGAACGGCCGGATCTCGATCCGTGTGCGTCCCGAAGTGTCGGAGCTGTCGGCCCAGGGCGCGATCGAGTTCGAGGGCTTCCGTATCCCCGCGCTTATCACGCGCCGTGCGGAAACGACCGTAGAACTCGGCTCCGGCCAGAGCTTCATGATCGCCGGCCTGCTGTCGAACAACCAGTCGAACCAGATCGAGAAGGCACCGGGCCTCGGTGACATCCCGATCCTCGGCAACCTGTTCCGTTCGACCGACTATCGTCGCGGCGAAACGGAACTGGTCATCGTGATCACGCCGTACCTGGTGAAGCCGGTCAATGCGAACGACATTCGCCTGCCGACCGACGGTTACCAGAAGCCGACCGAATTCCAGCGCCTGCTGGGCTTCCGCAATGGCGACAGCAACAGCGAAGGCCCCGCCCGCCCGGTTCCGACCGTGCGCGACGCAGGCAGCGCCGATCCGCAGATCTCCTACGAGACCTCGGGCGACAACAAGCGCGTAGCAAACAAGGGCGAAGCCCGCCGCGAAGAGAAGACCGCCGCTGCAAAGCCCGGCTTCAGCTTTGAATGA
- the cpaB gene encoding Flp pilus assembly protein CpaB has product MDRKKLVLLVGALVVAIGTALVARSMFAGAAAPDANAAAQVEAAGPKVLVAQRALPTGTIITADAIGYQLWPEELVQDAYFLDGEADISKLIGTVVRHPITAGEPVTQGSLVSPGDRGFLAAALTPGMRAITVPVDAKSGVAGFVFPGDRVDMVLTQTVTGNDGMALKASETILRNLRVLATDQSTTQETIDGVTQVKAFRTVTLEVTPVIAEKVAVAQTIGTLSLALRAIADSEGELERALASGDVTIPDDATPEEEERILRTAMSRPDDARGTYVTGGDVSRFQRTTMPPQGSRGRTSDNADGTFSNTSPRNSAPSAPVVRGPMVRVTRGKSTEAVPVAMQGSIHSMNKAIGDGAGKAADTVPVALKTLR; this is encoded by the coding sequence ATGGATAGGAAGAAGCTGGTTCTGCTGGTTGGTGCGCTGGTCGTTGCGATCGGCACGGCACTTGTTGCCCGCAGCATGTTCGCAGGAGCCGCGGCTCCGGATGCCAACGCCGCAGCGCAGGTCGAAGCCGCCGGACCCAAGGTCCTGGTCGCGCAGCGTGCCCTGCCTACCGGCACCATCATCACTGCTGACGCCATCGGCTACCAGCTGTGGCCGGAAGAGCTGGTGCAGGATGCCTACTTCCTCGACGGCGAGGCCGACATCAGCAAGCTGATCGGCACCGTCGTGCGTCATCCGATCACGGCCGGCGAGCCGGTGACCCAGGGTTCGCTCGTGAGCCCCGGCGACCGCGGCTTCCTTGCTGCAGCCCTTACTCCGGGCATGCGCGCCATCACCGTTCCGGTCGATGCGAAAAGCGGCGTTGCCGGCTTCGTCTTCCCGGGCGACCGCGTCGACATGGTCCTCACCCAGACCGTGACCGGCAATGACGGCATGGCGCTGAAAGCGTCGGAAACCATCCTTCGTAACCTTCGCGTGCTGGCGACCGACCAGTCGACCACGCAGGAAACCATCGATGGCGTTACTCAGGTCAAGGCGTTCCGCACGGTTACGCTCGAAGTGACCCCGGTCATTGCCGAGAAGGTCGCCGTCGCACAGACGATCGGCACGCTCAGCCTCGCGCTGCGCGCCATCGCCGACAGCGAAGGCGAACTCGAACGTGCCCTCGCCTCGGGCGACGTGACCATCCCCGACGATGCCACGCCCGAAGAGGAAGAACGCATCCTGCGCACTGCCATGAGCCGTCCGGACGATGCCCGCGGCACCTATGTGACGGGAGGTGACGTCTCGCGCTTCCAGCGCACCACGATGCCGCCGCAGGGTTCGCGTGGCCGCACTTCGGACAATGCCGATGGTACGTTCTCTAACACTTCGCCGCGCAACTCGGCCCCGTCGGCTCCGGTCGTCCGTGGTCCGATGGTCCGCGTGACCCGCGGCAAGAGCACCGAGGCCGTTCCGGTCGCGATGCAGGGTTCGATCCACAGCATGAACAAGGCCATCGGCGACGGTGCGGGCAAGGCAGCGGACACTGTTCCGGTCGCGCTCAAGACCCTTCGCTAA